The Bos indicus x Bos taurus breed Angus x Brahman F1 hybrid chromosome 9, Bos_hybrid_MaternalHap_v2.0, whole genome shotgun sequence genomic sequence GCATCCGTGTTGACTAGTAattcctgggcctccctggtggtcctggttaagaatccacgtgccagggcaggggacacgggtttaatctctggtctgggaagatcccacatgccccagagcgatcagcccacgagccacaactactgagcctgtgctctggagagCCCGTGAGccgcagctcctgaagcccacacaccctggagTCCGTGCTCGGCCACAAAAGCAGGCATCACAACGAGAAGCCCCGACTCGCCACAACTAGACCACGTCCGCGTAGCGGTGAAGGCCTGCCACAGCCAAAGAGTTAGGaaataaacaaatctttaaaaaaaaaaaaaaggctagtcATTCCTAGGAGGGAGACACATGTGGATGGTGGAGGGCGTCCTCTGGTGACGCCCTGTGGGCACCACGTGTCAGCACATGTCAGCgtggcccctggagaaggaagagccccaggactCAGACCTGGAAGTAAACCCCCGTTAACCCACTTTGTCAGGTGAGCCTTGCTCCGAGCCCACCTTCAAGGCTCTGCTTCCCCGTCCCTGAAGGAAGGAACTGGAAACGGACATTAGCCCTCCCCTGTGTGAGAACACAGGCCCGACCAACACTACACCAGGCTGACGTTTTGCTTCTGAAAATGTCCCTCTCTTCTAGCAGAATCAATCCTTCCGTAAATGAACGAGGAGGGCTTAGGCTGTGGCGGGCTATGCAGCTGACCAGGCCACGTCCTACACTTGAGCTGCCCTTGGACTTGCAAGCAGGCGTGATGAAGGGAGGCAGGGgactctccccattttacagatgaaaggcAGCAAGGCTCCGAGATGCACTCGAGTCCTCAGGGGGACCCCGTTGTAACCTGCAGGTCATCCGACTCACCGCAGTCTTCTAGGTGACCTCGGAGCCCTGGAAAGGCTTCCTGGTTATGTATTGCTTGCTCTATTTTTAAGAGTAGACATTGGATTCCTACTTTAAAGGAACTGCTTCCTAAACATAAAGAGTTAAGATCTTAGGCAAATTCTGATattctgtacagtccatggggttccaaagagtcggacgcaactgagcaaccgaGCTAGCATCCACACAGAAACTGCACTGCTTTTGAGGTCCAGGTGCCTTGTCCGTAGACTCACTCTGCTGTGAGCCAACCTGTTCAATCATTTAATACCGGTGACTCATTTCCTCCTTAGAAAACGTGGAAAGGGCTCtcactttttcattttagtttttattataaaaatcctATGAAGAAATATAATACGTTGACCGACCAGCTTGATTTTTTGAAGCCAACCTCCCTCTATACAATTttcaatttaataataaaatagtcaTCATTCTTTTCAAGTTACCTGTATGTGAAGAAACACCCTGATTCTATATGCACAGAAATCCAACAAATGTATTTCCTTAATTTGATAGTGCCTGTCAAAAGAGATTCTGGAAACTTGTCTTCAAGATTCACCTACTGACCCCACAATCCTGTACACCTACAAGCCTGTGAAGATGGGCTGAGGCTGGGGTTGTTTGGTGCCCTTTTCCTGAAGAAGCGATGCTCAGGAGGCTTGTCCATCGCATGGACCAGTAAACAGCAGAGCCAGGAGAGGGTCCCTGCTCCCTACCATGAGATTCCAGCTCCATCCACCCTGAAAGCACCACTGAACTCCCAGAGGACAGGTGAAGCAGGAACTCACAGCAGTCATGTAACCCGGAGCCCCGGACATAGCTGGCTAGTAGTCAAGTTACCAATAACAACCTGTCACCCATAAGTGAAGAGCAGGATACAGGCTAATGGATGGGATGGGATGACATCACAGGCACTCACGTTCCCACACTCTGCCTCACTCCCCAGACATGCGTTACCTGGAGCCTGCAGGAGGACCAGCGTTCGGACCCATGGGCAGCATGCTGGTGTGGGCAGACATTCCAAGGCTGGACCAGTTGTCATGGGGCTGGAGCATGGACAGACACGCAGATGAACTGTCGGAATAGGCTACAGATGTAAGAAAGTGTCATTACTGATGGGGGCTTCCAAGAGGGAAAAAACACACTGAAACGCTACCAACAGCTGGAGCTACATCACCACCTGCTTAATCAGTCATCAGAGGCCAATACTCATTGTCAGTGTACATATTGGAATATATTCCAGCACCCAGGCTTTTTCTTTATCATTAGATCAATAGCTATCCTGTACAAAATGGACTCCTACAGTCACATGATTAAGAATTAATTATACTGaaaaatcaatgtaatttttACCTGTCTTTTCTGCAAAGGATTATTGCTTAAGAATTAAAAGGGCTTTGAAAACCATTTACTCaaggcaaaatttaaaatatgatctaGGCTCTAGCTGGACTCCTATTTCCTTCCCAAATAAGCTTCTTCCATTTCAAATCAGCTTTAATTGCTTAATTGTTTTATGGCgttcatttgcttttttcctcctttcagaGCCAGACAAAATGAAGTCTGGGGCATCCGTGGTATTAGAGGGAATTAGGTCCAGGGGTCTTCGTGGTCTGGCCCGGTGTTCATACCACTCAAGCCTGCACCTAGGGGCAGGGATAAGCCTGTATCCCCTAGGCGCATGTTAGACCACCAAGTGCTGGACCACCGGAGCTTCTGACTCTGTGGGTCGGGGGGGTTTTCAGATGATGCTGGAGCCACTGACCCTGGCCTCATACTTGGAGAAACACTCTTGCGTGTCGTCAAGCTAGTAATCCTCGTGCCTGGCTGGCCCGGCATCATCACCTTACAAGGTTCTCAAAATATGCAAGCCTGGGCCCAGGGTCCCAAAGAAAAGAGGCTCAAGCGGTAGCAGTCACATTCAGCCCCGAAGCCCCTGGCCTGGAGGTCTCTGTGGTCGAGCCAGCAGCGACATGGACACAAAAGGTCCCTCTCGAGCCAGTCAAGAGCCTGCTCCCTGGACGCTCACCGACTGCCTCTTCCTTCCCGGAAGTCTTCCCAGCATCCCAACCCCGGCCGCCTTCCGCTTCCGCTCGGGACTTACTTGGAGAACTGTTGCGATGCGCGTacggggtggggtagggggctgGCCGGTGGCTCCTCAGGGCCGGGTACCTTTCGCAGCCGTGTGTGGAGGGGAGCGAGAGGGGGCCTccgaactgggggtggggggtggcgggtggACACAGGGTGCTGGTTCCGGGGATCAGCCAGCCCCCTGCTGTGAGAGAAGCACGCTGCGGACCCCGCTCGGCCTCCCTTCCGTCATCTAGGACCCCGCTCGGCCTCCCTTCCGTCATCTAGGACCCCGCTCGGCCTCCCTTCCGTCATCGAACAGGCAAGACGGGGCTTCCCTGCGGTCCAGGGCTCAGGACTCCAAGCTCTCACTGCGGAGGGCCCCGGTTCAGGCCCCGGTCGGGAAACTAAAAATCCCACGAGCCACGTGGCCGGAAACGAAGCTAAAGGACAgcggggcagaggccagggagcgACGGGTCTCCTCCTCAGGGTCCGTGGACACCGAGGGCCTGACCAGGCTTCAGGGGTCGTGGGCATCACCCGTGCGGCCAGAGAAGGGCCAAGGTGTCCAGACGCGCAGGGCACCCAAGAACCTGAGAGACTGACCCCAACCTCTGCCAGCCCTGCGGCTTCCTCAAAAAATCCCCCCTGCCAGGATCCTCCCAGAATATCCCCCGCGACGTGCTGACCCTCCAGGCAGGTCAGTTTTCAAGGCCAAACTACTGAGCGTGAATAAAtgttaaaacagacaaaattcaGACTCAGGACGCACAGGGAGAGCCCTGCCCCCAGCTTCTCCCCGCTTCCCTCCCCGCTGCAGACCACACCGTCACGCGGAGGAGTCTCGTCCTGCCTGGACGGGCACCCGTGTTCTCGCTTTTCTTCTGCGTTCGGCTCACCCTTTCCCACCTTACAGGTCAATCAGAGAATCATTCCAACACTGCCCTGCCCTCCTTTACAGCTCCCGTTTCTTCTCCAttccctttattttcctcttttttaaaaaaaatttcagaaaagcaaCCACGAGGAGGACAACTACTCGGGCTCCAAGTCCCAAACTCTAACTGCAGACAGCATTCCAACGAGAGGAGGGTCCAGACCTGTCCACAAAGCTCCGGCCCACGGCTGGCCAGAGCAGTTGTTCATATTCTGCTCTGTGAGGTGGCAGCCGTGAGCCACTTAGGAGAGCTGTTTGTTAAAGTAGTCCATGAAGGataaagaaggagggagggagggagaaagactgagaaagaaagggaaaacagttCTTTGAGGAAGCCGGCGCTCTGGTTCCTCCCGAACTTAGAAGTGAGCAGCCAGCAGTAACTTTTCTCTCCCAACAGTTGCCAGTTTCTCATCTCTGAGTCCTTACCCCGCCTGGATGGGTAGAGAAAGCCTTTTCCCCTGATAGACTCTGCTACAGACCTGCATCACTCCACTGATTACCTCACTAACTCCTGAAGGAGGCCAGACTGAAAGCAGACTTGCCCATCCTGCGAGCTGCTGTCTCCAGCATGACCCAGTGGGCCATTCCCAGCCCCGAAGCAAGCTGGAGGAGAGCTACACATGATCAGAAGCACCGTCCCAAAGACGGTCCTTCCGTTCTCAGCCATTAACAAAAAGACAGACCATCTCAGAGTGGATGAGAGCCAAGTTCTTCTCCTGCCCAACACAGCAGAGTCTGAACACCGATCAGGGTCTCAGCAGTCCATCCTAGCCGTGGCTGGAGCCGCCTCGTGTGTGCTCAGCCCTCGGTCATGTCCATGGACTCTGattccatggacttgtagccctccaggcttctctgtccatgggattccccaagcaagaatactggagtgggttgccatttcctcctccaggggatcttcccgacccagggatcgaagctgggtctcctttgtctcctgcactggcaggcggattctttaccatcatgccacctaggaagcctctgGAGGGGCCTCAAAGCAAAagaacccaggctcctctgtcaggaaTCCCGTGAGCTGGTCGGGGGGCGCCCTCCAAAAGGCCCGATGGAGCAGAGGCTGACGACCAGCAGTTCGATGACCAGTAGGAACAGCATCAACACGCAGGGCCACTGCCTTGCACAGCCAAGAGCGGTGTGCTCCCAGGGGCACCCAGAAGCTCTGTCTTCTAtatccccagccccctgccccagacAGGCTCGTCCCTGAGACAAGGTGCCCCTGGGCAGAGCGCAACAAACCGTACATTGGTTGTACCCAGACTGCTGGCCGTCTCCTGCTTCTTCCAGCATATCTTTGTGATCGCTTCTGTCAAGAAAGTGTATTGAATGGTCAAGGAGAACATTCAGGAAACAGTATCTGCAGCAGTAGCGCATCATTCTGCACACTTCTTCCCCCAAGGGGTATCGTTAGCATTCTCTCACCTTTCCTTTGCATCGAGGAAAGCTTTTGCAAATGggttgtatttaattttaagagCTGTGATCTGAAAAACAAGAAATTGCATCTACTAGTATCTGCTCGTTAGTCAGAGGATTTAATTAGGCACCAAGAAATCAGGCACCACCAGTACCCcctttaaatattcaaatatattcagaCTTCTTTCCAGGTATATTTTCCTATTTGAATCTGAAGTAGACAAGTAATTATAATATTTCATAAAGAACAGCACATTTATGTAAAGCTTTTAAATGCTGATTTCCTAAGTGGAATTCACAATAATAAATTTAACCTACTGctgacaagggcttcccttgtggctcagctagtaaagaatctgcccactatgtgggagacctgggttcaatccctgggttgggaagatcccctggagaagggaaaggccaccccctccagtattcgggcctggactgtgtagtccatgggtcccaaagagtcggacacgactgagtgactttcatttcacttcttcaCTGCTGACAATATTCCGTGTGCATGTCTAACAAAATATTCTGTGTGCATGTCTAACAAAGTATCTAAAAAAATATCCCGTCTAACAAACATGGCTCAAAACATAACCCAGGTCCGCTTAGGGAGAGTGACTTCTAGTCTGGCTGGCGGGCAACACTCTCAGCCTGACCAGCTAATCACCTACTGTCTGTCCTTTGTCTGTGTCAGGCGTAGACACAGATCCACAGGCTCTAAACTGCATGCTGTGTCTACTTGACTCTTCACACAGCACAGACTTGGAGGGGTGCCCCCTGACCCTTTCAGGAAGGTTTTCAGAGTAAGGAGACACCCCACCCCCCTCTCTCTCAAGTCTTGTTCTCAAGAAATCTTACAGTCCTGAACCTGAATGTTtgattcatcttttcattttgagcATTTAGTGGATGCTTCTAGATTTAGACCCTTCTAGGGAAAAGTAAAGGAGCAAGTGCCTGAATGAgtacttattttaaaactttcctcCTTCTGTCCCACTTGGTATTTACCGTTATGGGAAATTATTTGAAAAGGCATTAAATATCGGTCTAAACCTTAGACTCTAAAGGACACtaatctctctcacacacacacacacacacacacacacacacgagcccCCTGACTGCCCGTGCCTCACCTCCTCGTTTTGGTAAGCGGTCACCGCGATGAACTGGGTCTCCGGGAAGCAATGGCTGGTGATCATACGCTGTGGACCCCCAACTCTCACGATGTGGATTCGAGGCTCATACTTATGTAAGGAGTTCAACATGATCtgagagagacacaaacacaggAACTGAGATCCTCAAAGTCCCACCGTTAAAGACAACAAAACTTCCATTTGTCCTGATGTAAACGCAGAAACTGCAGCTCACAGGAAAATGTCTTCACTGCTGACgctgggggcctccctggtgattCGGGGcataaagaatcgcctgcaatgcaggagatgcaggagacacaggagacgagggatacctggattgggaagaccctctggaggaggaaatggcaacctgctcctgtatccttgcctggaaaatcccatggacagaggagcctggcaggctacagtccctggggtcacaaagagtcggacaagacggAGCGACTGAGCAAGTTGAAGGTGGTAGGTGGCCCGTCAGGCGCTGCTCCCACGACTAGGTCGGAAAGGGGATGAGAGGCGCTGCACAGGATCAGAGGCAACGCCTGCCCTTCCGGACATGCTCGACCTGGTGGAGCAAAGTTCTACGGCTTCCAGGGCAGCTGTAGACAGCTTGGAACGCCTGAGCACCAGCGCCGCTTTCGGGAACACTCCCCAAGGAAAGACTATCTGTAGAAAAGGACAGCTTTGCAAGTCTGTTCAGACTCCCAGCAGTCAGTCCAGGCACATTCAGCTCTGAAGTGAGCACTTACCCTCGACATGCATATTTTCTCTACCCCAGGGAAGCTGAAGGCTAGGCCGCAGAAGTGCCCTCTTAGCTTGAGAACTGCCTGCCTGTTCAAAGGTGAGGCTTCGCGCCCTCTCCCCGAGCTCGCTCTCCAGGCCCGGGTGTTACTGTCGTCAGCTTACTATAAACAACACTGAGGGCTTAATTGAGGAAGGCAGACCTCACCTCCAGGCCAGAGCGCCCTTCCACTTTCTGCCACGAGAAGGTGCAGAGTCGCAGGCCCCTCCTAGAGTcgacccccgccccccacccctcacacctacctggcccctgccccccacccctcacaccTACCTGGCCCCCTCCATTGAGCTTGTTGGTGAGCTTGACTTTGCTGAAGGAGACGGGGGCCTTCATCCAGTGCGCCCCGAAGTTGGGCGAGTCGGGGTGGATGTAGACGCAGCTGGGCGCCTGCGGCTCCGGCTTGCCCCCCGGCACCCACTCCCCATTCACGTACTTCCAGCGGTGGTTGTCAGCCGCCACGAAGTCCAGCAGGAAGGAGTACATGGCGTTGGGGTCTAGGCCAGACACGTTCACCTTCAGCACCGGGAACATCCTCCTGAAAAGGAAGGAGGACCCCGGATGGGATCGTGAGGCCGAAGGCAGGGGCGTCTGTCATTTGGGGCACAAAGCTCCCCCTGGGAACTTAAAAGGGGCCACGCACGGTGCTCCTTGCCAGGACTCACCTAGATCCGCATGCGCCCACCCCACCATCCCTCATCCCTCGGCCTCTGGAGGCAGGTGGGACAGGACCTGGTAGAGGCTGCAGCACACGGGTCAGTCCGGGGGCAAGAGTAGGCGAGGCATAGGTCCCCCGAGTTCCGGGGGAGTCCCTCTCCCTAGggttgtgttggtttctcagtcctgtccgactctttgcgatcgcatggactgtagcccaccaggctcccgtgtccacgggattctccaggcaaggatactggagcctgttgccatttccttctccagggggtcttcccgactcagaaaccagaactggggtctcccgcatagcagacagcttctttactatctgagcccgCAGGGACGCCACCCCGTCCTCCCCAGGAAAGTGACAATTCTGCGAAGAAGGCctagaggcagagggagaggccACACGAGTCTATTCCCAGCCCAAGCGGAAATGAGCGGAAAGATTAGGCGAGGGTGTTGCCGGGCAGGGATCCGGCGCGCCCACCTGCCGTTCTTGGTGACGATCATCTCGTTGGTGAGCTCCTTGAAGCGCAGCCACAACTCGCTCTCCTCCAGGCCCACGCGCAGCTCGCGCTCCGTGGGGTCGCCCTTCTCGCTGCCCGCCTGCAGCTCGCTCTCCACGGCGCTCAGCAGATGGTCCACCCGGTACTGCAGGCTCTTCCCCGGGCTGTCGGTGCCCGGGGAGGTCATCCTCCTGCCGGCCCGCGCCCCGACGCCCCCCCAAATCCCGACTGGCTACGCAAGCGCCACCTTCGCCGCCGCAGACGGCCGCTCTTCCAAGAAGACCCAAGAAGTGCCCAGACCCGCGACGGCACAGACCCAGCGCCGACCTCCGTGGAAGGCGACGATCTGgagaggagggggcgggggagaggggtgggggggaggttaTTCCACTTGAACTCCCGCAAGGAGGGACGAGAGTAGGTCTCCTAGGAAGGAAAATCGCCCCTCGGCATAAATAGAGCCTGCAGCCTGGCGCAGGGGGGCGCGGCGGATTGGGCCGCGAGCCCTTTGAAGCGCCGGGGCCGCCGCCCATTGGCCGCGCGCGGCCATATCAGACCCCGCCGGGCGGGCCGCGGAGGCGGGGGGTCATCAATGGGCTCCCGCGCCAGCTTTTTGTAAATCCGGAGCCGGACCCTGCGAGCCCCGGCCCAGCCCCTACACCTCCGCCCTCCCCCAAATGTTTGCACCTCCATCAAAGCGTCTGGGCGGGCCCCGAAGGCCgggaggaggtgggggacggGGTGGGCGCGGACTGGCCGGCCCGCGAGCTCGCCCCGGCGCGCACCTTGCCCAGGGGCTGCTCGGCGGCCCGCGAGGCTCCCCCACTCTCTCTCGCGCGCGCggtcccctcctctctctcccagggCGTCCCGGACCCCACAGGTATGCCATTCCCACAGCGGCTCTCACGCGCGCCCGAGCCCGCGACCACCGCGCGCAGCCCGGCCTAAGTGCGTGCCCAGGGCCTGGCCCGAGTCGGGCTTTTCCGAAGGCTCAGCTGCCACCGAGCCCGGTCCCGGCCTGACACGTTCCTCGGCGCTTCAGGTGACCCTACCAACACCCTCGACCACGGaccagcccaccgggctccccctgTTCTCCGCAGCCCTCACGGGTCTGGAAAGAGACATCGCACGCTCCGAGTCTCTGCCCACAGTCCACTTCGCGCCCGGAGAGGGAAATAGACTGAAATCAATAAAACGCACCTCCCCCGCCCTCCGCCTTCTGGATATTTTCTCGCTTCCCTGCATAAAAGCAGGACTTTGATGGCGAGGTCTGTGCGTGCACTGGGTGTAACCCAGGAGTCTGTTCGACTTCTATGGGTTTTGGTCTTTGCTTTCGcggaaggtgggagcagaagagGACGGGCCACGGTTTCCCCGCGAGCGGGCTTCGGGAGCGTCTCCTCGCGCGGCCGCGACGGAGCGCCTGGCGGGGTGGCAGGGCCCGGGTGGTTTATTACCTTCCGCGAGGACCGGGAGGAGAGCGCAGGAAAGGTGACAATGGGCAGGAAATAGTTCAATGGGGCCTCTTCAGACAATAACATTCCTCCTAAAGCGGGAGCCCAGTAAAGAAGGAAGCAGGCGCTCCTCGTGGGGACGCGGACTGCGCGCCTCAGACTCGCTAGCCCGCGGCTCGAGAGAGCCCAGAGTGGCCGCAGCCTCGGTCCCCCGGGTCTGCTCCGCATGCACCCCACCTCCAGGCTTTCTGGAGGGAGCCTCGCGTCGGTGGGGCGCCCCATTCAGAACAACCCCACGCCTTATCAAGGGGGCTCGGCGCCCCGCGCTAACCCTTCCCCGCCCGGCGCGGGGCAGCCTCGTTCCGCCGTGGAGAACCGTGGGGGCCACCGCGGGAAGGACGGCGGCCGACCCTGCGCGCTCGCCGTCCCAGCCCTCTCCAACTCTGGCCGGGAGTCGGGCAGCCCCGCGCGCCTCGACTCCGTCGCGTTTCTCAGTTTCTTTGTTGTCTAGGAACAAGGAAATGCCCAGGGGCTGGCCTGAGGGGGACAGTTTCCTTCTGGAAGGAGACACTGAAAATGACCTCATGTGCTCGCGGCACCCGGACCCTGCTGAGTCACCTTCACCCTGCTTCCTGGGCCACGGGCTTTGGGGGGCTTTGCGTGTCTTTTTGGACAAATTAAGAAGGTGATCTCTGCTGCCTGGGACTGCTCAAGCCTGAGTACTTAGAATAAGGGGGTGGGTGTGAGGTGGTGGACGGAAGAAGCGTGAATATCAGGCAGTCGCGAGGGCGGGGTTTCTCCAAAACCTTGGCTCGAGAGCGAAGCTTAGGTCGCTCCCTGACCCCCAAGGCGGGGAGCTCTCGGCGCTGCCGCTTGGGGGATGATTTTTCCCCCAAAGTCTGGAAGCGCTGGTGAGGACCCCCGGGTTTCCCGGGTCCCTCCCGCCAACTGTAGTTCCGATTTCAGTTCAGCTCTACAAACGCGGCGTGGCACCGCCGAATAAGAGGGGGAAAACCCGGCAGAAGGGAATATTAGCTCTCCAACCTGCGCGGGGACATTTCTGCCCTCCAGCAGGCACGGCCGGTTTTCGGGATCCCCCGCCCCGAGGTTGGGGCGCAGGGCTGCGCCTAGCTGCGGAGGTCCCCCCGACGGTCAGCGCCTAGGTTTTTCCCTTTCGTTTCTGGGCGGGGGTTTCTGGATCTTCGTTCCTTGGTTCTCAGGACCAGCTTCTCCGCTCTCGGGGTCCTTTCAACGAAGGCTGCGGTGCATGACAGTTTACAGCCAAAAACTTCCTCCGGGCCAGCTATAAAGAGTTCTGAGTTAATAACAAGGTGCTtccttggggggaggggggccaaGGCTCCCCAGGCGCGTCTTTCCCAaggtctttctcttctttccagaaaaaataagtaaaagcttTACGGCTGGGGCTCAGAATGCAACTGGACATCACCCTCACAAACAAATAAGTTCGGAAGCATTTTAcaagaaatcacacacacacacacacacacacacacacacacacacacacacacacccctcagttCCCAGAGAGGCAGGTTTCCCCCAGACCAACCCCCTCTCAAGCCACAAAACCATTTGTCTTGTGGGAGCAGGTATCAATGGTGCCCTAATAGGCTGGAGGATGGTCAGATGGAGCAGGGACTGTCCTGGTGGGACCCCCACCATGCCCTCCAGCTTCCTtcttcagagagaaaataaatttacttttgaTTATATAACTTGTGCTCATTGTAGAATATGCTATACACGTCTGTGTATGTGCCTATCTGCATATACATCACATGGGCACTCTTGTACGTGTGTGCTTATGTGAAGATGCAAGCCTCAACCACGAACCGCTGTGCCTCTGTGAGTGttttcttcaactttttttttttcattttgttcttctgCTGAGCTCTTCTTCCATTCTGGTTAAGCAGACATAACAATAGCATCTGCATCCTAAATTTCAGACCACATATTAGAGGCATTTGATAGTGTATCTTTTCTGTCACCAATGGTGTATGCCTAGCCCACTGAAAGAAGAAGCCTGATGAGTTTTGTTATGGCTTTTAAAGTCGTACCATGCAATTCTTTAGACTCCTTCACATGGAAAGTTTTCCAAGCCCATTGGGTTGTTCAGGAACATCTCTGGTTTGTGGAAAAGAGCCAAGACTTGTTTTTCAAAGTCTTCTCAGCACAGCGTCTTGGCCCTGGACCTGGCTGACCCAGCCCTGCAGCCCAGGCTGTGGGGCTACCGTTTTTGAGCTTCGGGAAGTCTCTCCCAGAAACTGCATGGGAGGGTGTGGAGGAGCAGCCTTATTAGCCCGAGGAAGTGCTTCAAGACCAAACCCATCCTGGCAGAGTTTGCCACGGATGACAGTGCGCAGTTTCCTGACGGGAG encodes the following:
- the TBXT gene encoding T-box transcription factor T isoform X3 — encoded protein: MTSPGTDSPGKSLQYRVDHLLSAVESELQAGSEKGDPTERELRVGLEESELWLRFKELTNEMIVTKNGRRMFPVLKVNVSGLDPNAMYSFLLDFVAADNHRWKYVNGEWVPGGKPEPQAPSCVYIHPDSPNFGAHWMKAPVSFSKVKLTNKLNGGGQIMLNSLHKYEPRIHIVRVGGPQRMITSHCFPETQFIAVTAYQNEEITALKIKYNPFAKAFLDAKERSDHKDMLEEAGDGQQSGYNQSYSDSSSACLSMLQPHDNWSSLGMSAHTSMLPMGPNAGPPAGSSQYPSLWSVSSAAVAPGAQAAGVPSGLGAQFFRGSSAHSAPLAHPVSASSSSGSPLYEGAATATDVADSQYDASAQARLLASWTAVSPPSM
- the TBXT gene encoding T-box transcription factor T isoform X2, which translates into the protein MTSPGTDSPGKSLQYRVDHLLSAVESELQAGSEKGDPTERELRVGLEESELWLRFKELTNEMIVTKNGRRMFPVLKVNVSGLDPNAMYSFLLDFVAADNHRWKYVNGEWVPGGKPEPQAPSCVYIHPDSPNFGAHWMKAPVSFSKVKLTNKLNGGGQIMLNSLHKYEPRIHIVRVGGPQRMITSHCFPETQFIAVTAYQNEEITALKIKYNPFAKAFLDAKERSDHKDMLEEAGDGQQSGYNQWGWLIPGTSTLCPPATPHPQFGGPLSLPSTHGCERYPALRSHRPAPYPTPYAHRNSSPTYSDSSSACLSMLQPHDNWSSLGMSAHTSMLPMGPNAGPPAGSSQYPSLWSVSSAAVAPGAQAAGVPSGLGAQFFRGSSAHSAPLAHPVSASSSSGSPLYEGAATATDVADSQYDASAQARLLASWTAVSPPSM
- the TBXT gene encoding T-box transcription factor T isoform X1, with protein sequence MTSPGTDSPGKSLQYRVDHLLSAVESELQAGSEKGDPTERELRVGLEESELWLRFKELTNEMIVTKNGRRMFPVLKVNVSGLDPNAMYSFLLDFVAADNHRWKYVNGEWVPGGKPEPQAPSCVYIHPDSPNFGAHWMKAPVSFSKVKLTNKLNGGGQIMLNSLHKYEPRIHIVRVGGPQRMITSHCFPETQFIAVTAYQNEEITALKIKYNPFAKAFLDAKERSDHKDMLEEAGDGQQSGYNQSGGWLIPGTSTLCPPATPHPQFGGPLSLPSTHGCERYPALRSHRPAPYPTPYAHRNSSPTYSDSSSACLSMLQPHDNWSSLGMSAHTSMLPMGPNAGPPAGSSQYPSLWSVSSAAVAPGAQAAGVPSGLGAQFFRGSSAHSAPLAHPVSASSSSGSPLYEGAATATDVADSQYDASAQARLLASWTAVSPPSM